The following are encoded together in the Ralstonia insidiosa genome:
- the ccoP gene encoding cytochrome-c oxidase, cbb3-type subunit III, with translation MSDFISEFWGYYISAIALVGIAWCIWLLFSQRKITIAPGQQAGDDTGHVWDGDLRELNNPLPRWWMWMFLLSCIFALSYLVLYPGLGAYGGVLGFSTRGELASQRAAADAKVRPLYERYAGMDIKQIAADPQAHEIGQRLFLNNCAQCHGSDAGGSKGFPNLTDNDWLYGGDPETILTTITKGRHGVMPSLAAVVDANQAANVANYVRSLSGLAYDPIKAARGEPTFKSVCAACHMATGKGNQALGAPNLTDRVWLYGSSEATIVETILKGRDNTMPAHENLLSPEKIRMLAAYVWGLSNNNTSAQQ, from the coding sequence ATGAGCGACTTCATTTCTGAGTTCTGGGGGTACTACATCTCGGCGATTGCCCTGGTGGGTATCGCCTGGTGCATTTGGCTGCTGTTCTCGCAACGCAAGATCACGATCGCGCCCGGACAGCAAGCCGGCGACGACACTGGCCACGTGTGGGACGGTGATCTGCGCGAGCTGAACAATCCGTTGCCGCGCTGGTGGATGTGGATGTTCCTGCTGTCGTGCATCTTCGCCTTGTCGTACCTGGTCCTGTATCCGGGGCTGGGTGCGTATGGTGGTGTGCTGGGTTTCTCCACGCGCGGCGAGCTGGCCTCGCAGCGCGCTGCGGCTGATGCCAAGGTCCGCCCGCTCTATGAGCGCTACGCCGGTATGGACATCAAGCAGATCGCCGCCGACCCACAGGCACACGAGATCGGCCAGCGCCTGTTCCTGAACAACTGCGCGCAATGCCACGGCTCGGATGCGGGCGGCTCCAAGGGCTTCCCGAATCTGACCGACAACGACTGGCTGTATGGCGGTGATCCGGAGACGATCCTCACCACCATCACCAAGGGCCGACATGGCGTCATGCCGTCGCTGGCTGCAGTGGTGGATGCCAACCAGGCCGCCAACGTTGCCAACTACGTGCGCTCGCTGTCGGGCCTGGCCTATGACCCGATCAAGGCTGCACGTGGTGAGCCGACCTTCAAGTCGGTCTGCGCGGCATGCCATATGGCGACCGGCAAGGGCAATCAGGCACTTGGTGCCCCCAACCTGACCGACCGCGTATGGCTGTACGGCAGCTCAGAGGCAACCATTGTCGAGACCATTCTCAAGGGCCGCGACAACACGATGCCGGCGCACGAGAACCTGCTGTCGCCGGAGAAGATCCGCATGCTTGCGGCCTACGTGTGGGGGCTGTCGAACAACAACACGAGCGCCCAGCAATGA
- a CDS encoding cbb3-type cytochrome oxidase subunit 3, whose translation MAMLSAIATAVFLVLFVGISWWAFSAHRAAANAESAMLPFLLPDEAEVAGARAESTRASRPHQ comes from the coding sequence ATGGCCATGCTGAGTGCAATTGCCACCGCCGTCTTCCTGGTGCTGTTCGTGGGGATCAGCTGGTGGGCGTTCTCGGCGCATCGCGCTGCCGCCAATGCGGAATCGGCCATGTTGCCGTTCCTGTTGCCCGATGAAGCCGAGGTCGCCGGTGCACGCGCAGAGTCCACTCGTGCGTCGCGCCCACATCAATAA
- the ccoO gene encoding cytochrome-c oxidase, cbb3-type subunit II, whose protein sequence is MSNQQKSFFSHETLEKNIGLLIVMTLVVVSIAGLVQILPLFFQHSTTEPVKGIAPYSPLRLAGRDIYIREGCVGCHSQQVRTLRAETERYGHYSLAGESVFDHPFLWGSKRTGPDLARVGQRYSDDWHRIHLRDPREVVPESNMPAYAWLAKTPLDNSDIEKKMQVLRQLGVPYTDAQIAGAREQLAGKTEEDAVVAFLQGLGVELRNVRDVAATPASPAAVATKE, encoded by the coding sequence ATGAGCAACCAACAAAAGAGCTTCTTCTCGCACGAGACGCTGGAAAAGAACATCGGCTTGCTGATCGTGATGACACTGGTCGTCGTCAGCATCGCCGGGCTGGTGCAGATTCTGCCGCTGTTCTTCCAGCACTCCACGACTGAGCCGGTCAAGGGCATCGCACCGTATTCGCCGCTGCGGCTGGCCGGGCGCGACATCTACATCCGTGAAGGCTGCGTCGGCTGCCACTCGCAGCAAGTGCGTACGCTGCGTGCCGAGACCGAGCGTTATGGCCATTACTCGCTGGCTGGCGAGTCGGTGTTCGATCATCCGTTCCTGTGGGGCTCGAAGCGTACGGGGCCAGACCTGGCGCGCGTGGGTCAGCGCTATTCGGACGACTGGCACCGCATCCACCTGCGCGATCCGCGCGAGGTGGTGCCGGAATCGAACATGCCGGCCTATGCGTGGCTCGCGAAGACGCCGCTCGACAACAGTGACATCGAGAAGAAGATGCAGGTGCTGCGTCAGCTTGGTGTGCCCTATACGGACGCACAGATTGCCGGTGCACGCGAGCAACTTGCCGGCAAGACCGAAGAAGACGCCGTGGTGGCCTTTCTGCAAGGCCTGGGCGTAGAGCTGCGCAATGTGCGCGATGTGGCTGCAACGCCGGCATCGCCTGCCGCCGTCGCTACCAAGGAGTGA
- the ccoN gene encoding cytochrome-c oxidase, cbb3-type subunit I — MESSSALQHTQTFNYRVVRQFSIMTIVWGIVGMAVGALIAAQLIWPQLNFGVPWLTYGRLRPLHTNAVIFAFGGSALFATSYYIVQRTCQVRLFSDTLAAFTFWGWQAVILAAVITLPLGYTSSKEYAELEWPIDILITLVWVVYAVVFFGTIIKRKTKHIYVANWFFGAYIITIALLHIVNNAELPVTMWKSYSAYAGVQDAMVQWWYGHNAVGFFLTTSFLGMMYYFVPKQAERPIYSYRLSIVHFWALNFTYMWAGPHHLQYTALPDWAQSLGMVFSLILLAPSWGGMINGIMTLSGAWHKLRTDPILKFLVVALSFYGMATFEGSMMSIKTVNALSHYTDWTIGHVHSGALGWVAMITIGSMYYMIPRLFGQQKMYSTRLIEVHFWIATIGVVLYIAAMWVAGVMQGLMWRATEADGTLTYSFVEAVKATYPFYIIRLLGGLCFLSGMLLMAFNVFKTIQGSKAVDAPIPQPAQAPLAAAQ, encoded by the coding sequence ATGGAATCGTCCAGCGCGTTGCAGCACACCCAGACCTTCAACTACCGCGTTGTCCGCCAGTTCTCGATCATGACGATCGTCTGGGGCATCGTCGGTATGGCGGTCGGTGCGCTGATCGCGGCCCAGTTGATCTGGCCGCAACTGAATTTTGGGGTGCCCTGGCTGACGTACGGCCGGCTGCGTCCGTTGCATACCAACGCGGTCATTTTTGCGTTTGGCGGCAGCGCGCTGTTTGCCACGTCGTACTACATCGTGCAGCGTACCTGCCAGGTGCGCCTGTTCTCCGACACGCTGGCCGCGTTCACGTTCTGGGGCTGGCAGGCGGTCATCCTGGCCGCCGTCATCACGCTGCCGCTGGGCTACACCAGCTCGAAGGAATACGCCGAGCTGGAATGGCCGATCGACATCCTGATCACGCTGGTGTGGGTGGTCTACGCCGTTGTGTTTTTCGGCACCATCATCAAGCGCAAGACCAAGCACATCTACGTGGCCAACTGGTTCTTTGGCGCGTACATCATCACGATTGCGCTGCTGCACATCGTCAACAACGCAGAGCTGCCGGTGACGATGTGGAAGTCCTACTCGGCCTACGCCGGCGTGCAGGATGCGATGGTGCAGTGGTGGTACGGCCATAACGCGGTGGGCTTCTTCCTGACCACCAGCTTCCTGGGGATGATGTACTACTTCGTGCCCAAGCAAGCCGAGCGTCCGATCTATTCGTACCGCCTGTCGATCGTCCACTTCTGGGCGCTGAACTTCACCTACATGTGGGCAGGCCCGCACCACCTGCAGTACACCGCGCTGCCCGACTGGGCGCAGTCGCTGGGCATGGTGTTCTCGCTGATCCTGCTGGCGCCGTCGTGGGGCGGCATGATCAACGGGATCATGACCCTGTCGGGTGCCTGGCACAAACTGCGCACCGATCCGATCCTGAAGTTCCTCGTGGTGGCGCTGTCGTTCTACGGCATGGCGACGTTCGAGGGCTCGATGATGTCCATCAAGACCGTCAACGCGCTGTCGCACTACACCGATTGGACCATCGGCCACGTGCACTCCGGCGCGCTGGGCTGGGTGGCCATGATCACCATCGGCTCGATGTACTACATGATCCCGCGCTTGTTCGGGCAGCAGAAGATGTACAGCACGCGGCTGATCGAGGTGCACTTCTGGATCGCCACCATCGGCGTGGTGCTCTATATCGCCGCCATGTGGGTCGCCGGCGTCATGCAAGGCCTGATGTGGCGTGCCACCGAGGCTGACGGCACGCTCACCTACAGCTTTGTCGAAGCGGTGAAGGCGACGTACCCGTTCTACATCATCCGCCTGCTGGGTGGCCTGTGCTTCCTGAGCGGGATGCTGCTGATGGCATTCAACGTGTTCAAGACCATCCAAGGCAGCAAGGCGGTGGATGCGCCGATCCCTCAACCGGCACAGGCCCCGCTGGCCGCGGCACAGTGA
- the ccoS gene encoding cbb3-type cytochrome oxidase assembly protein CcoS, whose amino-acid sequence METLFLLVPLSLMLVMAIVGVLWWAVGSGQYDDLKTPAESILLDPDTPARNTRLQD is encoded by the coding sequence ATGGAAACGCTGTTTCTGCTGGTTCCGCTGTCGCTGATGCTGGTGATGGCAATCGTCGGCGTGCTGTGGTGGGCCGTCGGCTCGGGCCAGTACGACGACCTGAAGACGCCCGCCGAGTCGATTCTGCTGGACCCGGATACGCCTGCGCGCAACACACGGCTGCAGGACTGA
- a CDS encoding heavy metal translocating P-type ATPase, which produces MTTTYAPALSAADRGAAPPHVASEAASSQALCYHCGSALDAATALHGNIADQSHTFCCAGCQAIAQTLHASGMGHVYDGPIAFARPMDGDKRAEAEAVWATYDLPVMRERFVRTRADGAEEVSLAITGMRCAACVWLIERALSRVAGIREATVNYATERARLVCEPGVVRLSAVFAAIADVGYEAWPDQPSARRTAEARERRSLLIRLGIAMLGMMQVMMYAWPVYLHGNDIPVDQTRLMQWASLLLTVPVVLISAAPIFRSAWRQVRHAHVGMDVPVALGIGAAFVASVFATVRGHGETYFDSVTMFVAFLLAARYLELRARQSAASGAEALVRQLPATCRRIDATSGAVQTIPVATLCVGDCVEVRAGEVLPADGTIERGTTEVDESLLSGESVPRQRDVGAAVLAGSYNVASAIRVRVSRVGTQTRLAAIVELLDRALTDKPRMAELADHVAGRFVAVLLGWALLTAIAWWWIDPTRMFAVTVAVLVVSCPCALSLATPSALAAASGALARRGVLVTRGHAIESLAAVTDVLLDKTGTLTEGRLRLLSIETFSDADAETCLAMACAMEQSENHPIAQSLRAATPDALTLPSVAHATNVPGQGVHAVVGGQSLRLGTQLFAAAQFADQQVKAVRYGDEAPMEEVPPAAACTVVWLGRDEQPLARFTLADTPRADAPACLEALREQGLCLHLVSGDAPETVRWWANRLGIDHAVGGASPEDKRAYVQKLQARRARVLAVGDGINDAPLLAQAQVSIAIGTGAPLAQAGADAILTEPRLSAISEAVSIGRRTLRVVRQNLGWAFAYNAISIPLATLGWLSPLAAGIGMSVSSLLVALNAWRLSRAPRHAV; this is translated from the coding sequence ATGACGACGACCTACGCCCCCGCGCTTTCCGCCGCAGACCGCGGTGCGGCCCCGCCACATGTGGCGAGTGAGGCAGCGTCGTCACAAGCCCTCTGCTACCACTGCGGCTCGGCGCTCGATGCAGCGACGGCGCTGCACGGCAACATTGCCGACCAATCCCACACCTTCTGCTGCGCCGGTTGCCAGGCAATCGCGCAGACGCTGCATGCCTCCGGCATGGGCCACGTCTATGACGGCCCGATCGCCTTCGCCCGGCCCATGGATGGCGACAAGCGCGCCGAAGCCGAAGCCGTGTGGGCGACATACGATCTGCCCGTCATGCGCGAACGCTTTGTGCGCACCCGTGCGGATGGCGCAGAGGAAGTCTCCCTGGCGATCACCGGCATGCGCTGTGCCGCATGTGTCTGGCTGATCGAACGTGCACTCTCGCGCGTGGCCGGCATTCGAGAAGCGACTGTCAACTACGCCACCGAGCGTGCTCGCCTCGTCTGTGAGCCAGGTGTCGTGCGCCTGTCTGCCGTGTTTGCCGCCATTGCGGATGTGGGCTACGAAGCCTGGCCCGATCAACCTTCGGCGCGCCGCACAGCCGAGGCGCGTGAGCGCCGCAGCCTGCTGATCCGGCTTGGTATTGCCATGCTCGGGATGATGCAGGTGATGATGTACGCGTGGCCGGTGTACTTGCACGGCAACGACATCCCCGTCGATCAGACCCGCCTGATGCAGTGGGCGAGCCTGTTGCTGACCGTGCCGGTGGTGCTGATCTCTGCTGCCCCGATCTTCCGCAGCGCGTGGCGTCAGGTGCGGCACGCCCACGTCGGTATGGATGTGCCGGTGGCGCTTGGCATTGGCGCGGCATTCGTCGCCAGCGTGTTTGCCACGGTGCGAGGACACGGCGAGACGTACTTCGATTCCGTGACGATGTTCGTCGCTTTCCTGCTGGCAGCGCGGTATCTGGAACTGCGCGCGCGGCAGAGCGCCGCATCCGGCGCAGAAGCCCTGGTGCGCCAGTTGCCGGCCACTTGCCGCCGCATCGACGCGACGTCCGGCGCGGTGCAGACCATTCCCGTTGCCACGCTGTGTGTGGGTGACTGTGTGGAAGTGCGCGCGGGCGAGGTGCTCCCTGCTGACGGCACCATCGAGCGCGGCACCACCGAAGTCGATGAATCGCTGCTCTCTGGTGAGAGCGTGCCGCGCCAGCGTGACGTCGGCGCGGCCGTGCTTGCCGGCAGCTATAACGTGGCCAGCGCCATCCGCGTGCGCGTGAGCCGTGTAGGCACGCAGACACGTCTGGCGGCCATCGTTGAACTGCTGGATCGTGCGCTGACCGACAAGCCTCGCATGGCTGAGCTGGCCGATCACGTTGCCGGTCGCTTTGTGGCCGTGCTGCTTGGTTGGGCGTTGCTGACGGCGATCGCGTGGTGGTGGATCGATCCGACCCGCATGTTTGCCGTCACGGTGGCTGTGCTGGTGGTGAGCTGCCCGTGTGCGCTGTCACTCGCCACGCCGTCTGCACTGGCGGCGGCCAGCGGCGCGTTGGCAAGGCGCGGCGTGCTGGTCACGCGCGGTCACGCCATCGAAAGCCTGGCCGCTGTCACAGACGTGCTGCTCGACAAGACCGGCACGCTCACAGAAGGTCGTCTGCGGCTGTTGAGCATCGAAACCTTTTCCGACGCGGATGCCGAAACCTGCCTGGCAATGGCCTGTGCAATGGAGCAATCGGAGAACCATCCGATTGCGCAGTCGCTGCGTGCTGCCACGCCCGATGCATTGACGTTGCCCAGCGTGGCGCATGCCACCAACGTGCCGGGGCAGGGGGTACATGCGGTGGTTGGTGGCCAGTCGCTGCGCTTGGGCACGCAGTTGTTCGCCGCAGCGCAGTTCGCGGATCAACAAGTCAAAGCCGTCCGCTACGGCGATGAAGCGCCGATGGAAGAGGTGCCGCCCGCCGCGGCATGCACCGTGGTCTGGCTTGGCCGCGACGAACAACCCCTCGCGCGCTTCACTCTGGCCGATACGCCGCGTGCCGATGCACCTGCCTGCCTGGAGGCGTTGCGCGAGCAAGGCTTGTGTTTGCACCTGGTGTCCGGTGACGCACCGGAGACCGTGCGCTGGTGGGCAAACCGGCTAGGGATCGATCACGCAGTCGGCGGCGCCAGCCCCGAAGACAAGCGCGCCTATGTGCAGAAGCTGCAGGCACGCAGGGCACGTGTACTGGCCGTCGGCGACGGTATCAACGATGCGCCCTTGCTGGCGCAGGCGCAGGTCTCCATCGCCATCGGCACCGGTGCGCCGCTTGCGCAGGCAGGCGCCGACGCGATTCTCACCGAGCCGCGCCTGTCCGCCATCAGCGAGGCCGTATCCATCGGCCGCCGCACGTTGCGTGTGGTGCGCCAGAACCTCGGTTGGGCCTTTGCTTACAACGCGATCAGCATCCCGCTCGCTACGCTGGGGTGGCTGTCGCCATTGGCGGCGGGCATCGGCATGTCGGTGTCGTCATTGCTGGTGGCACTCAATGCGTGGCGGCTATCGCGTGCCCCACGGCACGCGGTCTAG
- a CDS encoding 2-phosphosulfolactate phosphatase, producing MATEFSLYNIHCEWGEHGASALAPHCDVVIVVDVLSFCTCVDIAVGRGARIYPYPWRDSSAEVFARRAGAMLACTNRSQPGYSLSPASLKELPVGSSLVLPSPNGATLALATGSTPTFAGCLRNARAVAEAATRLGRRVAVVASGERWADGSLRPALEDWLAAGAIVHHLSETVAGFLPQALSPEALAARAIYREASQTGMMKAWMLDSVSGRELCERGFAEDVAIASQTDVSNIAPMLVEGAFRNVNRKNESPAQDFLGAANLRPSHAPSSHRNPPLSH from the coding sequence ATGGCAACCGAATTCAGCCTGTACAACATCCACTGCGAATGGGGCGAGCATGGCGCATCTGCGCTGGCACCGCATTGCGACGTGGTCATCGTGGTCGACGTGCTGTCGTTCTGCACCTGCGTGGACATTGCGGTGGGGCGCGGCGCACGCATCTACCCGTACCCGTGGCGCGACAGCAGTGCGGAGGTCTTCGCCCGCCGTGCCGGCGCCATGCTGGCGTGCACCAATCGCAGTCAGCCTGGCTACTCGCTGTCGCCTGCCTCGTTGAAGGAGCTGCCGGTAGGCAGCAGCCTGGTCCTGCCCTCGCCCAACGGCGCAACGCTCGCCCTGGCGACCGGTTCAACGCCGACGTTTGCCGGCTGCCTGCGCAATGCCCGTGCTGTGGCGGAAGCCGCTACGCGACTGGGCCGCCGCGTGGCCGTGGTGGCATCGGGCGAGCGCTGGGCCGACGGCAGTCTGCGCCCAGCTCTGGAGGATTGGCTGGCCGCCGGCGCCATCGTGCATCACCTATCAGAGACGGTCGCGGGCTTTCTGCCGCAAGCACTATCGCCCGAAGCACTGGCCGCGCGGGCAATCTACCGGGAGGCCTCCCAGACCGGGATGATGAAAGCGTGGATGCTGGATTCGGTGTCGGGCCGCGAACTGTGCGAACGCGGTTTTGCCGAAGATGTGGCCATCGCCTCGCAAACGGACGTGAGCAACATCGCCCCGATGCTGGTGGAAGGCGCGTTCCGCAATGTCAACCGCAAGAACGAGAGCCCGGCGCAGGATTTCCTGGGGGCAGCGAACCTGCGCCCATCGCACGCGCCGTCTTCGCACCGCAATCCGCCGCTCTCGCATTAG
- the zapE gene encoding cell division protein ZapE: protein MNVQETYLQELKARGYQPDEAQQRAVDRLQQCYDEWVAYKARRSSALRKMLVHPDLPRGVYMWGGVGRGKSFLMDAFFSCVPLVRKTRLHFHEFMREVHRQLEELRGRADPLDELARRIAKRYRLICFDEFHVSDVADAMILHRLLDQLFANGVQFVMTSNYRPDLLYPDGLHRDRVLPAIALLQEKLDILNVDAGVDYRKRAMEQVQAYYTPLGAKANSALRDAFAAVAEVPDESPMLRIEHREIRAARKAGGVVWFDFATLCGGPRSQNDYLEIASRFHTVILADVPKMTPRMASEARRFTWLIDVFYDHKVKLLMSAEVPADELYTEGQMANEFQRTVSRIVEMQSREYLEAPRREVDTSLT from the coding sequence ATGAACGTCCAGGAAACCTACCTACAGGAACTGAAGGCGCGCGGCTATCAGCCCGACGAGGCACAGCAGCGTGCCGTCGATCGCCTGCAGCAGTGCTACGACGAATGGGTGGCCTACAAGGCCCGCCGCTCGAGCGCCTTGCGCAAGATGCTCGTGCATCCCGACCTGCCGCGCGGCGTGTACATGTGGGGCGGGGTGGGGCGCGGCAAGTCGTTCCTGATGGATGCGTTCTTTAGCTGCGTGCCGCTGGTGCGCAAGACGCGTCTGCACTTTCACGAGTTCATGCGCGAGGTGCATCGCCAGTTGGAAGAGCTGCGTGGCCGCGCGGATCCGCTCGACGAATTGGCACGCCGCATCGCCAAGCGTTACCGACTGATTTGCTTTGACGAATTTCACGTCAGTGATGTGGCTGACGCGATGATCCTGCATCGACTGCTGGACCAGCTGTTCGCCAATGGCGTGCAGTTCGTGATGACGTCCAACTATCGGCCGGACCTGCTGTATCCGGATGGCTTGCACCGTGATCGCGTGCTGCCCGCCATTGCACTGCTGCAAGAGAAGCTCGACATCCTCAACGTGGATGCCGGTGTCGACTATCGCAAGCGTGCGATGGAGCAGGTGCAGGCGTACTACACGCCGCTGGGCGCCAAGGCCAACTCGGCGTTGCGCGATGCCTTTGCTGCTGTGGCGGAAGTGCCGGACGAATCGCCGATGCTGCGCATCGAGCACCGTGAAATTCGCGCCGCGCGCAAGGCCGGTGGCGTGGTGTGGTTCGATTTCGCCACGCTGTGCGGTGGTCCGCGCTCGCAGAACGATTACCTGGAAATCGCCTCGCGCTTTCACACGGTCATCCTGGCCGACGTGCCGAAGATGACGCCGCGCATGGCATCCGAAGCGCGTCGCTTCACGTGGCTGATCGACGTGTTCTACGACCACAAGGTCAAGCTGCTGATGTCGGCCGAAGTGCCGGCAGACGAGCTCTATACCGAAGGCCAGATGGCCAACGAGTTCCAGCGTACGGTGTCGCGCATCGTCGAGATGCAGTCGCGCGAATACCTCGAGGCGCCTCGCCGCGAGGTGGATACGTCGTTGACCTGA
- the lpdA gene encoding dihydrolipoyl dehydrogenase codes for MSKEFDVLVIGAGPGGYIAAIRAGQLGLNVACCEDNAYDDPKGEPRLGGTCLNVGCIPSKALLASSEEFENVNHHLADHGITVEGAKVDVAKMLKRKDDIVGKMTKGIEFLFRKNKVTLLKGRGKFVGKTDAGYQVEINGKAGAEVVTAKHVIIATGSKARHLPNVPVDNVIVADNEGALKFGEVPKKLGVIGAGVIGLELGSVWRRLGSEVTILEALPSFLGAADESVAKEANKLLTKQGLKINVGVKVGEIESSAKGVKVNYTDAAGAAQVLECDKLIVSIGRVPNTDGLGLEAIGLATDQRGFIEVDDHCATKLPNLWAIGDVVRGPMLAHKAEDEGVAVAERIVGQKPHIDYNCIPWVIYTFPEIAWVGKTEQQLKAEGREIKAGQFPFLANGRALGMGTPEGFVKVIADAKTDEILGVHIVAANASDLVAEAVVAMEFKAAAEDIGRICHPHPSMSEVMREAALAVDKRQLNM; via the coding sequence ATGAGCAAAGAATTTGACGTGCTGGTGATCGGCGCCGGCCCTGGCGGCTACATCGCCGCGATCCGTGCCGGCCAGCTGGGCCTGAACGTGGCCTGCTGCGAAGACAACGCCTACGACGATCCGAAGGGTGAACCGCGCCTGGGCGGCACCTGCCTGAACGTCGGCTGCATTCCCTCGAAGGCGCTGCTGGCCTCGTCGGAAGAGTTCGAGAACGTGAACCACCACCTGGCCGACCACGGCATCACGGTGGAAGGCGCGAAGGTCGACGTTGCCAAGATGCTCAAGCGCAAGGACGACATCGTCGGCAAGATGACCAAGGGCATCGAGTTCCTGTTCCGCAAGAACAAGGTGACGCTGCTCAAGGGCCGCGGCAAGTTTGTCGGCAAGACGGATGCCGGCTATCAAGTCGAGATCAACGGCAAGGCCGGCGCAGAAGTCGTGACCGCCAAGCACGTGATCATCGCCACGGGCTCGAAGGCGCGCCATCTGCCGAACGTGCCGGTCGACAACGTGATCGTTGCCGACAACGAAGGCGCACTGAAGTTTGGCGAAGTGCCGAAGAAGCTGGGCGTGATCGGCGCCGGCGTGATTGGCCTGGAGCTGGGCTCGGTCTGGCGTCGCCTGGGTTCGGAAGTGACGATTCTCGAAGCACTGCCGAGCTTCCTCGGTGCGGCGGACGAATCTGTTGCCAAGGAAGCCAACAAGCTGCTGACCAAGCAGGGCCTGAAGATCAACGTCGGCGTGAAGGTTGGCGAGATCGAATCGTCGGCCAAGGGCGTGAAGGTCAACTACACCGACGCCGCAGGCGCTGCACAAGTGCTCGAGTGCGACAAGCTGATCGTCTCGATCGGCCGCGTGCCGAACACCGACGGTCTGGGCCTGGAAGCCATCGGTCTGGCGACGGACCAACGCGGTTTCATCGAGGTGGATGACCACTGCGCAACCAAGCTGCCGAACCTGTGGGCGATTGGTGACGTGGTGCGTGGCCCGATGCTGGCGCACAAGGCAGAGGATGAGGGCGTGGCCGTGGCCGAGCGCATCGTTGGCCAGAAGCCGCACATCGACTACAACTGCATTCCGTGGGTGATCTACACCTTCCCGGAAATCGCATGGGTCGGCAAGACGGAGCAGCAACTCAAGGCCGAAGGCCGCGAGATCAAGGCTGGCCAGTTCCCGTTCCTGGCCAACGGCCGTGCGCTGGGCATGGGCACGCCGGAAGGCTTCGTCAAGGTGATCGCCGATGCGAAGACCGACGAGATCCTGGGCGTGCACATCGTGGCTGCCAACGCTTCGGACCTGGTTGCCGAAGCCGTGGTGGCGATGGAGTTCAAGGCTGCGGCTGAAGACATCGGCCGCATCTGCCACCCGCACCCGTCGATGTCGGAAGTGATGCGCGAAGCGGCGCTGGCTGTCGACAAGCGTCAGCTCAATATGTAA
- the odhB gene encoding 2-oxoglutarate dehydrogenase complex dihydrolipoyllysine-residue succinyltransferase, with translation MAIVDVKVPQFSESVEEGTLISWKKKPGEAVAVDEVLVEIETDKVVLEVPAPSAGVLAEVLVADGATVTSEQLLAKIDTEGKAGAAAPAAAAPAPAAAAPAPVAAAPAAAATGGVAMPSAAKLMAENNLSAGQVAGTGRDGRITKGDVLGAVAGGAKPAAATAAAPQAARPALQQVAAPVDFAALGDRPEERVPMSRLRARIAERLVQSQSTNAILTTFNEVNMKPVMDLRAKFKDQFEKTHGVKLGFMSFFVKAAVHALKKYPVINASVDGNDIVYHGYFDIGIAVGSPRGLVVPILRNADQMSLADIEKKIAEFGKKAQDGKLTLDDLTGGTFSISNGGTFGSMLSTPIINPPQSAILGVHATKDRAVVENGQVVVRPMNYLAMSYDHRIIDGREAVLGLVAMKEALEDPARLLLDL, from the coding sequence ATGGCTATTGTTGATGTCAAGGTCCCGCAGTTTTCCGAGTCCGTCGAAGAGGGCACGCTGATCTCCTGGAAGAAGAAGCCGGGTGAAGCCGTGGCCGTGGACGAAGTCCTGGTCGAAATCGAGACCGACAAGGTTGTGCTGGAAGTGCCGGCGCCGTCGGCTGGCGTGCTGGCTGAAGTGCTGGTGGCTGACGGTGCGACCGTTACGTCGGAACAACTGCTGGCGAAGATCGACACCGAAGGCAAGGCAGGCGCTGCTGCACCGGCTGCCGCTGCTCCGGCTCCGGCCGCTGCTGCACCGGCACCCGTTGCCGCCGCTCCGGCTGCTGCTGCCACGGGTGGCGTGGCCATGCCGTCGGCTGCCAAGCTGATGGCTGAGAACAATCTGTCGGCTGGTCAAGTGGCCGGCACGGGCCGCGATGGCCGTATCACCAAGGGCGACGTGCTGGGTGCCGTGGCTGGTGGCGCCAAGCCGGCAGCAGCTACGGCTGCTGCTCCGCAAGCTGCGCGTCCGGCCCTGCAACAAGTGGCTGCTCCGGTGGACTTCGCTGCCCTGGGCGACCGTCCGGAAGAGCGCGTGCCGATGAGCCGCCTGCGTGCCCGTATCGCCGAGCGCCTGGTGCAGTCGCAATCGACCAACGCCATCCTCACCACCTTCAACGAAGTCAACATGAAGCCGGTGATGGACTTGCGCGCCAAGTTCAAGGACCAGTTCGAGAAGACTCACGGCGTGAAGCTGGGCTTCATGTCGTTCTTCGTGAAGGCCGCTGTTCATGCGCTGAAGAAGTACCCGGTCATCAACGCCTCGGTGGACGGCAACGACATCGTCTACCACGGCTACTTCGACATCGGTATCGCTGTCGGCTCGCCGCGTGGTCTGGTGGTGCCTATCCTGCGCAATGCCGACCAGATGAGCCTGGCCGACATCGAGAAGAAGATCGCTGAATTCGGCAAGAAGGCCCAGGACGGCAAGCTGACGCTGGACGACCTGACCGGCGGCACGTTCTCGATCTCGAACGGCGGTACGTTCGGCTCGATGCTGTCGACCCCGATCATCAACCCGCCGCAATCGGCCATCCTGGGCGTGCACGCCACGAAGGACCGCGCTGTGGTGGAGAACGGTCAAGTCGTGGTTCGCCCGATGAACTACCTGGCCATGTCCTACGACCACCGCATCATCGACGGCCGCGAAGCCGTGCTGGGCCTGGTGGCGATGAAGGAAGCGCTGGAAGATCCCGCACGCCTGCTGCTGGACCTGTAA